In the genome of Massilia sp. PAMC28688, one region contains:
- the nadB gene encoding L-aspartate oxidase — protein MKFDVAIVGSGLAGLSVALHLAQTRTVAIISKRALLDGASNWAQGGIAAVLDSGDTHQQHIDDTLVAGGGLCDEAATRYIVEHGREAIEWLIDQGVPFTRDASAELGFHLTREGGHSQRRIIHAADATGHAVQVTLEQKVRAHPNISIFEQHCAIDVITSDKLTGKVAQKASISPSQPHCHGLYVQDEKTGQVLTFEAEHTVLATGGAGKVYLYTTNPDTATGDGIAMAWRAGCRVSNMEFIQFHPTCLYHPYAKSFLITEAIRGEGGLLKLPREAGAAADTRFMPMHDERGELAPRDVVARAIDFEMKKRGLDYVNLDISHKSPEFLKEHFPTIYARCLELGIDITREPIPVVPAVHFTCGGIVTDLAGRTDIPGLYAVGETACTGLHGANRLASNSLLECLVVGRACAHVIAASAQQETPDLPDWDESRVTNADEEVVIAHNWDELRRFMWNYVGIVRTTKRLERAQHRIALLKEEIDEYYRNFRITHDLLELRNLVDVASLIVNSALSRHESRGLHFSRDYPNTLPKALPSVLTPPRR, from the coding sequence ATGAAATTTGACGTTGCAATCGTCGGCAGTGGTCTTGCCGGCCTGTCCGTCGCGCTGCACCTGGCGCAGACCCGTACCGTGGCCATCATTTCCAAGCGCGCCCTGCTCGATGGCGCCAGCAACTGGGCTCAGGGCGGCATTGCCGCCGTCCTCGATTCGGGTGACACTCACCAGCAGCACATTGATGACACGCTGGTTGCCGGCGGCGGGCTGTGCGACGAGGCGGCCACCCGCTACATCGTCGAACACGGGCGCGAAGCCATCGAATGGCTGATTGACCAGGGCGTGCCGTTTACCCGTGACGCCAGCGCCGAGCTGGGATTTCACCTCACGCGCGAAGGTGGCCACAGCCAGCGCCGCATCATCCACGCCGCCGACGCCACCGGCCACGCGGTCCAGGTCACGCTCGAGCAAAAGGTGCGCGCCCACCCGAACATCAGCATCTTCGAACAGCACTGCGCCATTGACGTGATCACTTCCGACAAGCTGACCGGCAAGGTGGCGCAGAAAGCGTCCATCAGTCCCAGCCAGCCGCACTGCCACGGCCTGTATGTGCAGGACGAAAAAACCGGGCAGGTGCTGACCTTTGAAGCCGAACACACCGTGCTGGCCACGGGCGGCGCCGGCAAGGTCTATCTGTACACCACCAATCCCGATACCGCCACCGGTGACGGCATCGCCATGGCCTGGCGCGCCGGCTGCCGCGTGTCGAACATGGAATTCATCCAGTTCCACCCGACCTGCCTGTACCACCCGTATGCCAAGTCGTTCCTGATCACGGAAGCGATCCGCGGCGAAGGCGGCCTGCTCAAGCTGCCCAGGGAGGCCGGGGCCGCCGCGGACACCCGCTTCATGCCCATGCACGACGAACGCGGCGAGCTGGCCCCGCGCGACGTGGTGGCGCGCGCCATCGACTTTGAAATGAAAAAGCGCGGCCTCGATTACGTCAACCTCGATATCAGCCACAAGAGCCCGGAGTTCCTCAAGGAGCACTTCCCCACCATTTACGCGCGCTGCCTGGAGCTGGGCATCGACATCACCAGGGAACCGATTCCCGTGGTGCCGGCCGTGCACTTCACCTGCGGCGGCATCGTCACCGACCTGGCCGGACGCACCGACATTCCGGGCCTGTACGCGGTGGGCGAAACCGCCTGCACCGGCCTGCATGGCGCCAACCGCCTGGCCTCGAATTCGCTGCTCGAATGCCTGGTGGTGGGCCGCGCCTGCGCCCACGTGATTGCAGCCAGCGCGCAGCAGGAAACGCCGGACCTGCCGGACTGGGACGAAAGCCGCGTCACCAACGCCGACGAAGAAGTCGTGATCGCCCACAACTGGGACGAACTGCGCCGCTTCATGTGGAATTACGTCGGCATCGTGCGCACCACCAAGCGCCTGGAACGGGCCCAGCACCGGATCGCCCTGCTCAAGGAAGAAATCGACGAGTATTACCGCAACTTCCGCATCACCCACGACCTGCTGGAGCTGCGCAATCTGGTCGATGTGGCCTCGCTGATCGTCAACAGCGCCCTGTCGCGCCACGAGAGCCGCGGCCTGCACTTTAGCCGCGACTATCCCAACACCCTGCCCAAGGCCCTGCCCAGCGTACTGACGCCTCCACGCCGCTGA
- a CDS encoding ABC-F family ATPase translates to MLSTANITMQFGAKPLFENISVKFGDGNRYGLIGANGCGKSTFMKILGGDLEPSAGNVMLDPNERLGKLRQDQFAFEDMRVLDVVMMGHTELWKAMTERDAIYANPEATDDDYMHAAELESKVAEYDGYSAEARAGELLLGAGVSIDQHHGLMSAVAPGWKLRVLLAQALFSNPDILLLDEPTNNLDINTIRWLEDVLNERNSTMIIISHDRHFLNQVCTHVADMDYGTLKIYPGNYDEYMFASTQARNQQLSNNAKAKEKVAELQDFVRRFAANKSKARQATSRAKQIEKIKVDDIKPSSRAYPFVRFEAEKKLHRLAVEVEGISKKYDKQLFRNFSAMVEAGERIAIIGANGAGKTTLLRCIGADITGLQPDTGRVKWAENANVGYMPQDPTEEFASDTVLTDWMGQWTQEGDDDQAVRSILGRLLFGGDEVRKSVKVLSGGEKGRMMYGKLMLGRHNVMLLDEPTNHMDMESIESLNIALEKYTGTLIFVSHDREFVSSLANRILEIKEDGIVDFRGNYEDYLKSQGID, encoded by the coding sequence GTGCTCTCCACTGCTAATATCACCATGCAATTCGGCGCCAAGCCGCTGTTTGAAAATATCTCCGTCAAGTTTGGCGACGGCAACCGCTATGGCCTGATCGGCGCCAACGGCTGCGGCAAGTCGACCTTCATGAAGATCCTGGGCGGCGACCTTGAGCCGTCGGCCGGCAACGTCATGCTCGACCCGAATGAACGCCTGGGCAAACTGCGCCAGGACCAGTTCGCGTTTGAAGACATGCGCGTGCTCGACGTGGTCATGATGGGCCACACCGAATTGTGGAAAGCCATGACGGAGCGCGATGCCATCTACGCCAACCCCGAGGCCACCGACGACGACTACATGCACGCGGCCGAACTGGAATCGAAAGTGGCCGAATACGACGGCTACTCGGCCGAAGCGCGCGCCGGCGAACTGCTCTTGGGCGCGGGCGTGTCGATCGACCAGCACCATGGCCTCATGAGCGCCGTGGCCCCGGGCTGGAAGCTGCGCGTGCTGCTGGCGCAGGCACTGTTCTCCAATCCCGACATCCTGCTGCTGGACGAGCCGACCAACAACCTGGACATCAACACCATTCGCTGGCTGGAAGATGTGCTCAACGAGCGCAACTCCACCATGATCATCATTTCCCACGACCGCCACTTCCTCAACCAGGTGTGCACCCACGTGGCCGACATGGATTACGGCACGCTCAAGATCTACCCGGGCAACTACGACGAGTACATGTTCGCCTCGACCCAGGCGCGCAACCAGCAGCTGTCGAACAATGCCAAGGCCAAGGAAAAGGTCGCGGAACTGCAGGACTTCGTGCGCCGCTTCGCCGCCAACAAGTCCAAGGCGCGCCAGGCCACCTCGCGTGCCAAGCAGATTGAAAAGATCAAGGTCGACGACATCAAGCCGTCGTCGCGCGCCTACCCGTTCGTGCGCTTTGAAGCGGAAAAGAAGCTGCACCGCCTGGCAGTGGAAGTGGAAGGCATCTCCAAGAAATACGACAAGCAGCTGTTCAGGAATTTCAGCGCGATGGTGGAAGCGGGCGAGCGCATCGCCATCATCGGTGCCAACGGCGCCGGCAAGACCACGCTGCTGCGCTGCATCGGCGCCGACATCACGGGCCTGCAGCCCGACACGGGGCGCGTCAAGTGGGCCGAAAACGCGAACGTGGGCTACATGCCGCAGGACCCGACCGAGGAATTTGCCAGCGACACCGTTCTCACCGACTGGATGGGCCAGTGGACCCAGGAAGGCGACGACGACCAGGCCGTGCGCTCCATCCTGGGGCGCCTGCTGTTTGGCGGCGACGAAGTGCGCAAGTCGGTCAAGGTGCTCTCCGGTGGCGAGAAGGGCCGCATGATGTACGGTAAGCTCATGCTGGGGCGCCACAACGTGATGCTGCTTGACGAGCCGACCAACCACATGGACATGGAATCGATCGAGTCGCTCAACATCGCGCTGGAAAAATACACCGGCACGCTCATCTTCGTGTCGCACGACCGCGAATTTGTGTCGTCGCTGGCCAACCGCATCCTCGAGATCAAGGAAGACGGCATCGTCGACTTCCGCGGCAACTACGAAGACTACCTGAAAAGTCAGGGTATCGACTGA
- the nadA gene encoding quinolinate synthase NadA: MNILPIKTVEFEMPTKAGASCTAEAWARTPAAPSPEEKVELIARIKRLLKEREAVLVAHYYVDGELQDLAEETGGCVSDSLEMARFGRDHPAKTLVVAGVKFMGETAKILSPEKTILMPDLDATCSLDLGCPIDDFSAFCDAHPDRTVVVYANTSAAVKARADWMVTSSIGLDIVAHLHAQGKKILWAPDKHLGSYIQKKTGADMLLWQGSCIVHDEFKGIELDLLKEEHPEAKVLVHPESPANVVALADVVGSTTQLINAAQTMDATTFIVATDNGILHKMRAAAPGKHFIEAPTAGNSATCKSCAHCPWMAMNGLRNLADVLENGKNEIHVDPAIGREAVRAIDRMLDFAAAKKAKALPGADLAQEGQLFSGVGPA; the protein is encoded by the coding sequence ATGAATATTTTACCTATCAAGACGGTCGAGTTCGAGATGCCCACTAAGGCCGGTGCCAGCTGCACCGCCGAAGCGTGGGCCCGCACCCCGGCCGCTCCCTCGCCAGAGGAAAAAGTTGAACTGATCGCCCGCATCAAGCGCCTGCTCAAGGAGCGCGAAGCGGTGCTGGTGGCGCACTACTATGTCGACGGCGAGCTGCAGGACCTGGCCGAAGAAACGGGTGGCTGCGTTTCCGATTCGCTTGAAATGGCGCGCTTCGGACGCGACCATCCGGCCAAGACCCTGGTCGTTGCGGGCGTCAAGTTCATGGGCGAGACGGCCAAGATCCTCAGCCCCGAAAAAACCATCCTCATGCCCGACCTTGACGCGACCTGTTCGCTCGACCTGGGCTGCCCGATCGATGATTTTTCGGCCTTTTGCGACGCCCATCCCGACCGCACCGTGGTCGTCTATGCCAACACCAGTGCCGCGGTCAAGGCGCGCGCCGACTGGATGGTGACGTCCTCCATCGGCCTCGATATCGTGGCCCACCTGCACGCCCAGGGCAAAAAGATCCTGTGGGCGCCGGACAAGCACCTGGGGTCCTACATCCAGAAAAAGACCGGTGCCGACATGCTGCTGTGGCAGGGTTCGTGCATCGTGCACGACGAGTTCAAGGGCATCGAACTTGACCTGCTCAAGGAAGAACACCCGGAGGCAAAAGTGCTGGTGCACCCGGAGTCGCCCGCCAATGTGGTGGCGCTGGCCGACGTGGTCGGCTCCACCACGCAGCTGATCAACGCGGCCCAGACCATGGACGCGACCACCTTCATCGTGGCCACCGACAACGGCATCTTGCACAAGATGCGCGCCGCCGCGCCGGGCAAGCACTTCATCGAAGCGCCCACCGCCGGCAACAGCGCCACCTGCAAGAGCTGCGCCCACTGTCCCTGGATGGCCATGAACGGCCTGCGCAACCTGGCCGACGTGCTCGAAAACGGCAAGAACGAAATCCATGTCGATCCAGCCATTGGCCGGGAGGCGGTACGCGCCATCGACCGCATGCTCGATTTCGCCGCCGCCAAGAAGGCCAAAGCACTGCCGGGCGCCGACCTGGCCCAAGAAGGACAACTGTTTTCTGGAGTCGGACCTGCATGA
- the nadC gene encoding carboxylating nicotinate-nucleotide diphosphorylase, whose translation MSNLRNPYAQFDEALQSAFESNLLAALLEDVGSGDLTGKLVPDDKRVRARVIVREDAVLCGAPWFEGVMHALDQSIDIDWQYAEGDMMKAGSVVCTMEGPPRALLTGERSGLNFMQMMSGVATATRKYVDIVAGTRAAILDTRKTLPGLRQAQKYAVRVGGGKNQRMALFDGILIKENHIAAAGGVTNALRAADELNAGVPVQIEVETLAQLTEALDAGVKSVLLDNFEPPMMVQAVAINAGRALLEASGGVNMDSVRAIAETGVDRISIGSLTKDVKATDFSMRIID comes from the coding sequence ATGAGCAACCTGCGCAACCCTTACGCCCAGTTCGACGAAGCATTGCAGTCGGCCTTTGAATCAAATTTGCTGGCCGCGCTGCTTGAAGACGTGGGCAGCGGCGACCTGACGGGAAAACTCGTCCCGGACGACAAGCGCGTGCGCGCGCGCGTGATCGTGCGCGAAGACGCGGTGCTGTGCGGCGCGCCCTGGTTTGAAGGCGTGATGCACGCCCTCGACCAGAGCATCGACATCGACTGGCAATATGCCGAAGGCGACATGATGAAGGCCGGCAGCGTGGTGTGCACCATGGAGGGCCCGCCACGCGCGCTGCTCACCGGTGAGCGCAGTGGCCTGAACTTCATGCAGATGATGTCCGGCGTGGCCACGGCCACCCGCAAGTACGTGGACATCGTGGCCGGCACCAGGGCCGCCATCCTGGACACGCGCAAGACCCTGCCGGGCCTGCGCCAGGCCCAGAAATATGCGGTGCGTGTGGGCGGCGGCAAGAATCAGCGCATGGCGCTGTTCGACGGTATCCTGATCAAGGAAAATCACATCGCCGCAGCCGGTGGCGTGACCAATGCCTTGAGGGCGGCGGACGAACTCAATGCCGGCGTGCCGGTGCAGATCGAGGTCGAAACCCTGGCCCAGCTGACCGAAGCGCTCGACGCCGGCGTCAAGTCGGTGCTGCTCGATAACTTCGAGCCACCCATGATGGTGCAGGCGGTGGCAATCAACGCCGGCCGCGCACTGCTCGAAGCATCGGGCGGCGTGAACATGGACAGCGTGCGCGCGATTGCGGAAACCGGCGTGGACCGCATCTCCATCGGCAGCCTGACCAAGGATGTCAAGGCCACCGATTTTTCGATGCGGATTATCGACTAG
- a CDS encoding DUF1697 domain-containing protein: MTTYIALLRAVNVGGTGKLPMTELKRMCESAGFSAVQTYIASGNVVFDSDLPAPSIKQLLEAALASYAGKPVAVMVRTGPEMQAVLDANPFPDAASNRVLAIFLDDAPAADALDSLPGRKDEQVAVGKREIYVHYGSGMGTSRLRIPAGEAGTARNINTVARLAAMAAR, from the coding sequence ATGACGACCTATATTGCCTTGCTGCGCGCCGTAAACGTGGGCGGAACCGGCAAACTTCCCATGACGGAATTGAAGCGGATGTGCGAAAGCGCCGGGTTCAGTGCCGTGCAAACCTATATTGCCAGCGGCAATGTCGTGTTTGATTCGGACTTGCCGGCCCCGTCCATCAAGCAGCTGCTGGAAGCTGCCTTGGCCAGCTATGCGGGCAAGCCGGTGGCGGTGATGGTCCGTACCGGGCCGGAAATGCAGGCCGTGCTCGATGCCAATCCTTTCCCCGATGCGGCGTCCAACCGGGTGCTCGCGATTTTCCTCGACGACGCGCCGGCTGCCGACGCCCTGGACAGCTTGCCGGGGCGCAAAGACGAGCAAGTCGCTGTGGGCAAACGTGAAATCTATGTCCATTACGGCAGCGGCATGGGCACTTCCAGGCTGCGCATCCCGGCAGGCGAGGCTGGCACTGCCCGCAACATCAATACCGTGGCCAGGCTGGCCGCGATGGCGGCGCGCTAG
- a CDS encoding lipocalin family protein, translating to MKMTFALVMASALLAGCVSKPEGITPVDNFNATRYQGKWYEIARFDHRFERGLSNVTADYRARDDGGIKVINRGYKDEKSEWTQSEGKAYFVESPDIGYLKVSFFGPFYGSYVVMDLDRENYSWSLVTGNDKDYLWILSRTPTMDEATKKRLVDKAQALGYDTSKLIWVDQTRNQQASR from the coding sequence ATGAAGATGACATTTGCGCTTGTCATGGCATCTGCCCTGCTGGCCGGCTGCGTCTCCAAGCCGGAAGGCATCACCCCGGTGGACAATTTCAACGCCACGAGGTACCAGGGCAAGTGGTACGAGATTGCGCGCTTTGACCACCGCTTCGAGCGCGGCCTGTCCAATGTCACGGCCGATTACAGAGCGCGCGACGATGGCGGCATCAAGGTGATCAACCGCGGCTACAAGGATGAAAAATCGGAGTGGACCCAGTCCGAAGGCAAGGCATATTTTGTCGAGTCACCCGACATCGGCTACCTGAAGGTATCGTTCTTCGGCCCGTTTTATGGGTCATACGTGGTGATGGACCTGGACCGGGAAAACTACAGCTGGTCGCTCGTCACCGGCAACGACAAGGACTACCTGTGGATCCTGTCGCGCACTCCCACCATGGACGAGGCAACAAAAAAGCGCCTGGTCGACAAGGCCCAGGCGCTCGGGTATGACACGTCAAAGCTGATCTGGGTGGACCAGACCAGGAACCAGCAGGCTAGTCGATAA
- a CDS encoding NAD-dependent protein deacetylase has translation MADDLTMLARFLERHPRVLVLTGAGMSTASGIPDYRDADGKRRGALPTQGPEFRKQELVRRRYWARSMVGYPTLCGAAPNAGHHALATLQSQGRIGSLLTQNVDGLHQRAGSDPVLELHGNIHRVICLDCHAGFSRAAIQALLVQANPALAQLAAQPLPDGDAQLEPASLATFEAPWCVHCGGMLKPDVVFFGDGVPPQVSAEALARMEAADALLVVGTSLTVYSGFRFCRMAAASGKPIAALNLGKTRADDMLALKIPASAEVVLPGLI, from the coding sequence ATGGCCGACGATCTGACAATGCTGGCGCGCTTTTTGGAGCGCCACCCGCGCGTGCTGGTACTGACCGGCGCCGGGATGAGCACTGCATCGGGCATCCCGGACTATCGCGACGCGGACGGCAAGCGGCGCGGCGCGCTACCGACCCAGGGGCCGGAATTTCGCAAGCAGGAACTGGTGCGCCGCCGCTACTGGGCGCGCAGCATGGTCGGCTACCCCACGCTTTGCGGCGCTGCGCCCAATGCCGGCCACCACGCCCTGGCAACCCTGCAGTCCCAGGGCCGGATCGGATCGCTCCTCACGCAAAACGTCGATGGCCTGCACCAGCGCGCCGGCAGCGACCCGGTGCTGGAATTGCACGGCAACATACACCGCGTCATCTGCCTTGACTGCCACGCCGGCTTTTCGCGCGCGGCGATCCAGGCGCTTCTGGTGCAGGCCAATCCCGCCCTGGCGCAGCTCGCCGCCCAGCCCCTGCCCGATGGCGACGCCCAGCTGGAACCGGCATCCCTGGCCACGTTCGAGGCGCCCTGGTGTGTCCATTGCGGCGGCATGCTCAAGCCCGATGTCGTGTTTTTCGGCGATGGCGTGCCGCCACAGGTAAGTGCCGAAGCGCTGGCCAGGATGGAAGCAGCCGACGCCCTGCTTGTCGTCGGCACCTCGCTGACGGTCTACTCCGGATTTCGCTTCTGCCGCATGGCGGCGGCCAGCGGCAAGCCGATTGCAGCGCTCAATCTGGGCAAAACGCGGGCCGACGACATGCTGGCGCTGAAAATCCCTGCCTCGGCCGAAGTGGTGCTGCCTGGGCTGATCTAA
- a CDS encoding DMT family transporter, producing MSKRLTPATAALLTVPPLLWAGNAIVGRLVRDAVPPMALNLLRWSIALAILLPLGRRLLRPGSGLLLHWRRYAVLGLLGVALYNSFQYLALQSSTPINVTLVAAGMPVWMLLVGAMFFGVPASRRQIAGAVLSIGGVLLVLCRGQWEQLAAMRLVPGDVYMILATIAWSFYSWLLTRRQESSAVRADWAAFLLAQVIYGVLWSAAFTAGEWAIGRAPIAWSWPVLAALLYVAIGPAVIAFRCWGAGIARAGPSVGAFFTNLTPLFAAVMSAAFLGEVPQPYHALAFVLIVGGIVLSARR from the coding sequence ATGAGCAAGCGCCTCACTCCCGCCACCGCCGCCCTGCTGACCGTCCCGCCCCTGCTATGGGCGGGCAATGCCATTGTCGGACGGCTGGTGCGCGATGCCGTGCCGCCCATGGCCCTGAACCTGCTGCGCTGGTCGATCGCGCTGGCCATCCTGCTGCCGCTGGGGCGCCGGCTGCTGCGTCCCGGTTCCGGCCTGCTGCTGCACTGGCGCCGCTACGCCGTGCTCGGATTGCTCGGCGTGGCACTCTACAACTCCTTCCAGTACCTGGCGCTGCAAAGCTCCACGCCCATCAACGTCACGCTGGTGGCGGCCGGCATGCCGGTGTGGATGCTGCTGGTCGGCGCCATGTTCTTTGGCGTGCCGGCGTCGCGCAGGCAGATCGCCGGCGCCGTGCTGTCCATCGGCGGCGTGCTGCTGGTGCTGTGCCGCGGCCAGTGGGAACAGCTGGCGGCCATGCGCCTGGTGCCCGGCGACGTGTACATGATCCTGGCCACCATCGCCTGGTCCTTCTACAGCTGGCTGCTCACGCGCCGCCAGGAGTCCAGCGCCGTGCGCGCCGACTGGGCCGCCTTTCTGCTGGCCCAGGTGATCTACGGGGTGCTGTGGTCAGCCGCCTTTACCGCCGGCGAGTGGGCGATCGGGCGTGCTCCCATCGCCTGGAGCTGGCCGGTGCTGGCAGCGCTGCTGTATGTGGCCATAGGCCCGGCCGTAATTGCGTTTCGCTGCTGGGGGGCCGGCATCGCGCGCGCCGGTCCCTCGGTGGGCGCATTTTTTACCAACCTGACGCCACTGTTCGCCGCCGTCATGTCGGCTGCCTTCCTGGGGGAAGTGCCGCAGCCGTACCACGCGCTGGCCTTTGTCCTGATCGTGGGCGGCATCGTGCTGTCCGCGCGCCGATAG
- a CDS encoding TIGR03013 family XrtA/PEP-CTERM system glycosyltransferase, translating into MIRIFSHYVSKMAFVLLLLELIMLLSCASVASAIWVSDENGHFRSDNLYVSSLAFALVIIFSMSALGMYQHGAREGMRTTLFRIMPSFALGFALLSALIAVRPEMYFGRGVSSAIFALGATGVVLTRLLVFKSAESALLEARLIFIGGGSMARECMDLASSKLGLHQFKVIGCVPVAGEDNRVPESCLLPMGESLLQMAQKYEVSEIVVTLRNRRGSAFPIEQLLECALGGVRVIDAATFFEREACQIRLDSLQPSYLIFGGGFDQSFIRASSKRLFDLVAGGCISILTLPVLLLAAAAIALEDGGPVFYQQERVGRHGRIFKVVKLRSMRRNAEEAGLPTWASANDPRITRVGRVLRKLRVDELPQMFNVIKGDMSFVGPRPERAYFVNQLIARVPYYNVRHGIKPGVTGLAQVRYQYGASIEDAIEKLQYDLYYVKNNSLFLDLLILIDTVQVVLLGKGSR; encoded by the coding sequence GTGATACGGATTTTCAGTCACTACGTGTCGAAGATGGCGTTCGTCTTGCTGCTGCTGGAGCTGATCATGCTGCTCTCTTGCGCCAGCGTGGCGTCGGCCATCTGGGTCTCCGACGAGAACGGTCATTTCCGCTCCGATAATCTGTACGTGTCCTCGCTGGCGTTCGCCCTCGTGATCATTTTCAGCATGAGCGCGCTGGGCATGTACCAGCATGGTGCGCGCGAGGGCATGCGCACCACGCTGTTTCGCATCATGCCCTCGTTTGCGCTCGGCTTTGCCCTGCTGTCGGCTCTGATCGCGGTGCGGCCCGAAATGTATTTCGGGCGCGGCGTCTCAAGCGCCATTTTTGCCCTGGGCGCCACCGGCGTGGTGCTCACGCGCCTGCTGGTGTTCAAGTCGGCCGAGTCGGCCCTGCTCGAAGCACGCCTGATCTTTATCGGCGGCGGCAGCATGGCGCGCGAATGCATGGATCTGGCATCGAGCAAGCTGGGGCTGCACCAGTTCAAGGTGATCGGCTGCGTGCCGGTCGCGGGCGAGGACAACCGGGTGCCTGAATCGTGCCTGCTGCCGATGGGCGAGTCGCTGCTGCAGATGGCGCAGAAATACGAGGTGAGCGAAATCGTCGTCACGCTGCGCAACCGGCGCGGCAGTGCCTTTCCCATCGAGCAGCTGCTCGAATGCGCGCTGGGCGGGGTGCGGGTGATCGACGCGGCCACCTTCTTTGAGCGCGAAGCATGCCAGATCCGCCTCGATTCGCTGCAGCCGAGCTACCTGATCTTCGGCGGCGGTTTTGACCAGAGCTTCATCCGCGCCAGCAGCAAGCGCCTGTTCGACCTGGTGGCCGGCGGCTGCATCAGCATCCTCACGCTGCCGGTGCTGCTGCTGGCGGCAGCGGCCATCGCGCTGGAAGATGGCGGCCCGGTGTTCTACCAGCAGGAGCGGGTGGGACGGCACGGCCGCATTTTCAAGGTGGTCAAGCTGCGCAGCATGCGACGCAATGCCGAGGAAGCGGGCCTGCCGACATGGGCCAGCGCCAATGACCCCCGCATCACGCGCGTCGGGCGCGTGCTGCGCAAGCTGCGGGTCGATGAACTGCCCCAGATGTTCAATGTGATCAAGGGTGACATGAGCTTTGTCGGGCCGCGTCCGGAGCGCGCCTACTTCGTGAACCAGCTGATCGCCCGCGTGCCTTACTACAATGTGCGGCACGGGATCAAGCCGGGCGTAACCGGCCTGGCCCAGGTGCGCTACCAGTATGGTGCCTCGATCGAGGACGCCATTGAGAAGCTGCAGTATGACCTGTACTACGTCAAGAATAATTCCCTGTTTCTCGACCTGCTGATCCTGATCGATACGGTGCAGGTGGTCTTGCTGGGCAAGGGCAGCCGCTGA
- a CDS encoding hydrolase 1, exosortase A system-associated yields MNIVQRALQFACHGSSLVGIIDVPERPIGRGVLVLTSGSQYRVGSHRHYTLLARLLSPRGIAVMRFDCRGVGDSEGDPRPFGDIHDDIAAAIREFFMQVPELREVVIWGLGDGATAAALYGHLDERVRGMVLLNPWAGGAPGPQLPGRLSRLGEIGFWKKVGSRHAVAVDPDMPLAQRIIASLSCFGGAALVIVGGADTVGREFVELVERSDTPCRSVTIAGANHTFASREWRDEVAELSANWITAW; encoded by the coding sequence ATGAACATCGTCCAGCGCGCCTTGCAGTTCGCCTGCCACGGCAGTTCCCTGGTCGGCATCATCGATGTCCCCGAGCGCCCCATCGGGCGCGGGGTCCTGGTGCTCACCAGCGGTTCCCAGTACCGCGTGGGCAGCCATCGCCACTACACCCTGCTGGCGCGCCTGCTGTCGCCGCGCGGCATTGCCGTGATGCGCTTTGACTGCCGCGGCGTGGGCGACAGCGAGGGCGACCCGCGCCCGTTCGGCGACATCCACGACGATATCGCCGCCGCCATCCGCGAATTCTTCATGCAGGTGCCGGAGCTGCGCGAAGTCGTCATCTGGGGTCTCGGTGACGGCGCCACGGCCGCCGCCCTGTATGGCCACCTCGACGAGCGCGTGCGCGGCATGGTGCTGCTCAATCCCTGGGCCGGGGGCGCGCCGGGGCCGCAGCTGCCCGGGCGCCTGTCGCGCCTTGGCGAAATCGGCTTCTGGAAAAAAGTCGGCAGCCGCCACGCAGTCGCGGTCGACCCTGACATGCCGCTCGCGCAGCGCATCATCGCCAGCCTGTCGTGCTTTGGCGGCGCGGCGCTGGTGATCGTGGGCGGCGCCGACACGGTGGGCCGCGAATTTGTCGAGCTCGTGGAGCGCAGCGATACGCCCTGCCGCAGCGTCACCATCGCCGGCGCCAACCATACCTTTGCCAGCCGCGAATGGCGCGACGAAGTGGCAGAACTGTCGGCCAACTGGATCACAGCCTGGTAG